AAGTGGAGTACAACACTTCTTtttggacttgggttttattcaaGACTTCCCAATAATAGCATGGCTACAACAAAGAGCACAGACTCtcacacacaaacaaacaaaatgtaaaagttaAAAATGAATACACAAGTAAATTTGAGGTTTCTGAAGTAGCATAGAGCCCTCAAATTTTGAGACACTACAACCATTGATGGTCAAGCTCTTCATCCATGTTTTAGGAAAATTTTCATACTAGCCTATATATCTTCTGCACACTACAACAAATTCTAGAGTTTCACAGGCACAAGAAAAAAGAATTCaataaaatgaattatataCATCATTGATTAATGAAAGAATTGACCTCATAAACAAAAATGTTTTTTGAATGCAATACTCATTTACAGTTGAAATAGCCATCTTCAATTGGCCATGACTTTCTAATGTATACAAATGTTCCTAGAAGAATTTGAGTTTCAATATGGTGTTCACCATCAACCTACGATATTGAACGATTAAGTTATTATTGCAACGACGAAACTGAGATTTCTAACCTAATTGCTTGCTTGCTGCATTCTCTACATTTCTAGATGTTGGATGCCACTTTCGTGCTGGGAGAGTTTACACTTTTGAAGCGGAGTTTAGGATGCACCATACATTAAGCAATGAGTAGGAACCATCATCACCGTCTCCCTCCATCTCATCTGCAAATACGAGCCAATGTTAGACTAGGACATGACCAATATAGGTGAATGTCAACATAAGTTGTTTATGTAATAAGTTTAGCAAATGAAAGTAGAATGATTGAGCAACGAAAACGAAAAGGGCGATCCGAACTCACCTAGAATCATTAAAGGACTCCTAAATCAACCATAGAATAATAGGAACTCCACTCCATGTAAGAGTTGTAAACCTTctgaaagaaacaaaaaaattatctttTCCTTTGCCAGAGGGATGGAAATTCGTGTTTTTTAGGAGAAAATGACATACTTGTTGAGAGCAGCAGCTAATCTCGAGGTCCAACACAAGATCCAAATGAGCAGAAGAAGCTAAATTTGATAACCATGTGCATATGGAAGCATTTCTTCAACCTCAACTCTTGCGCTCGAATAAGCCATGTTTTTCTTGATGCGGTTGCGATTGATGGACTCCACTTCTGCTATAAATATACTGTAAACTGGTCTGTGATCAGAGAACCTAGACTCCCCACGAACATATGATAGTTGTTGGAGGCCACGGCCATGCCATAATATACGATCACACCAAGCTGGTGTTCTACGTTTCTCTTTTGGATGCATATCTTCACCTGCATACCGGTCAGAATTGTTTGAATATTTGTATGTAGGGGGGAAATATATCCTCCCTTCGTTCCATCCGGTAAAGACTCTCCCATGTCGCTGCTCAACACAAAGCTGTTTTGAAGCACTGAAATCAATCATTATAATGTTTTATAGGTAAAATGGAAGCTTTGCTGAAGTTATAGTTTGCTTGCCTGGTCATTATCTAACAAAACTCTCCAGTTCCTCATCTCAACAAGAGCTTTTGCACATCGGTAAGAAAGGGCTATTCGGTAATTCAAGTCCCCAAGCCATATTATTCGACTGGAAAAGGtttttcaaaatcaaatcaagaaTGAAAAAGGAATTAAAAACTTAGTCTTGAAAAATATATGAACTTACTCATGCTCAAGAATTGTTTGAGGAGAGTTCTCATCACCAATGCCATGAACTCGTGGGAACCGTGTTTTCCTCAGAATCTCCATGACATCGGAATTCCTCCTCAGCTCGTCACCATCCTTTTCTCCAGAGGTCAAATGGCTACAAATGAAGCAGAAGCTTGTTTGGTGCAAAGACAAGCTAATAGATATCGAACCCTGCCAAAACACACAATAAGACTTTGCCTTTTCCTTTAACTACAAAAGTAGTCTCATTCTTGAATTCAAGAACCATACCTTGTTTCCAAGATACCCCATCAAGCCTCTACCGACACACGAAACCTTCAGATTCCGTACTGCGTCTCTTAGATCCCTCTTGACCCAAACGGTGAGAAAAATCCCCACCATCTGCTTGCTTGCAACCAAGCAATACCTCGACTGAACAGGACCCCTGTCTCTATCCTCCATAGAAGCAGAACCATTGTATGGAACGGGCGAGGAATAAGTGCAATGAGACTCACTCAATCCGTTATTATCATCATCTGAGGAGCAATCCCACCTCCCATTAGAATTGTAACTGTAATCACTTGGCCTACTACGCCCGTAGATAGCTCTATCGCAGACACTGTATCTACAATCAAGTCTTGGTTGGGACATCGAGCTGTCATCCTCAACCACCCTCATGCTACGGCTCAATGACTGGAAGGAACGGCGGTGGAAGAAAGAGGAAGCATTCTCCCTGTTGGATCCTTCAAAATCATCATCTAACTCGACTATAGGGTCAGGCACCGGTGAAGGAGTGCGACAGTTGCCACTACTCCCTGGTAGACTATTCAGCGTTTCTCGAATAAGTGCCAGCCATTTCCTAGCAGGGCCATTATCCTCTGTGCCCAAAACATTACCAGCGTTTAAAGGGACAATTTCTTGAaaccttaaaataaaatttgcaaaCAACCCTTCATCAATACTAGGAAGCAGCAATCAACACAAATGCAAAAAGAAGACAATTTTCGACCGACTCAAACTCACCCAAGGACATAAACATCTGCTGGAGGTGAAGTGTGCAGCCACTCTTCAAGATTTAGATAACTAGGGGGTGATTTCCCAGCCACATTCCATGTTGCCACAAAGATTCTGATACATAAATATAAAGGCATTGTGCATAGTAAAGTGATAAGTGatgaaatacacaaacttaGAATTCAAAAACACACACCTAGAGTTATGCACATCTGTGAGCTGGGAGGCCTCAAGATCAATCTTACTTCTTCGGAGACGATCTGAGGTTCGTCTACCTGATCTCTCTACTAATCCAAATAGGAGAAAGTAAGCAAACACAAATCTCAAAACAAGAAaggaactttttttttaaatgcttGCAAAGATTAATAATGGCCAGTAATGATATATAGTGGTCCTAAAGGGAAAACCAGTTGTGTCTGAACCTGTTTTGCTTTTCTTGATAGTGCATGCCTCCTCCCTCTCTCTGAAATTGTTCCTCCATTCTTCATCAACGCCTGAAAAAGCAAAAATATACTTCAAAAAAAAAGGTTTTTGAAGTCATCAACTGTTGCAGCATATGGCCCACATTTGCACGAAACCAAAacataattctttatttttggaaaaaagGGATAGCTTGAATTGAATATAGGTAACTACATAGATATGATGCAGaatgtgaaaaaaaaagagCTCAGCAGACTGGAGATATCAGAAATCTCTGCAACAATCTAAAACTCATGTGCATAGCAAGCTGTGATTCAACACACCAATTGCACAGGGGCACCTTCTATTTAATCTTAAAAATGTCagagaaataaaaaagattCCATTTTTCCTTCTTCAGAGACCCAAATTAGATTTACCATGAACTCTTTTTACCTCCGGAAATGATGTCATCAGCGTGAAAATCCTCAGTTTTGCCCTTGATGTTGAGCCATTTCTTCACCAATGTCTTCGGCCATGAAAACTTAATATCAAGAAACagaaatttatagaaaaaataatcAGAAATGttgaaaaaataatcaatgCAGTAATGGTTTCTTCTTCAAAGATGCAAACCTTGCTTTTCTTGGAGTTCCCATTTCTCATTGTTTCCACCGATTCATATATGATTGAACACTTTCTCCACTCTCGGAATCAAAGAGGGTCTAAAAAAGATGGGATTTTTAGGTGAGAAAACTGAATAAAAATAATGCAGCAGTGGAAATCAGGGGCTCGTGCAAGTCAGTTTTTGGAAATCGAATTTTCAATTGAAGAATTTAAGAAGTTGGTTGTATTTTTCGAATCAGGGAgggagaaaaggaaatgaaggCAAAATCAAGAAAGTGAGGAGAGCAGTGAGATAGCGAGGGTTGTGAAtttaagtagtactactacacAATGATTTATAAAGAATGGGAGGTTGTATTGCAATTTATGTGTATTCTCTCCTCAAAAATCTCGTTGTGAGCACTGAGAAAAGTATCTAAATTTTCAAGAGAATAATGTGCAGAGATGGGAGAACAGGGGAGGTACCAAAAAAATTTGTTTTGaaaaacacatacacatatatacacacagTGAAAGGCCGTGagttaaatattaaaatataaaaatataatgatgaaaattcAGTTTGAAGAAGCAAGAAAAGGCCATTTGGGAAGGTTGGATTTAGTCACCTTTTTTTAACTTACAACTTTTCTTGAGAAACTAACCAAAGTTAAATATAGCTCAGCTCACATAcataaaatgttttatttaagtGGGAGAAAGAAAAATATGGACAGCATTTTTACAGATTGTGGAATGTTTTTGGGAGAAATTATGCATGCGAAAACAAGTCTAGATTATTGGGTTTTGGGTAATCTTGGAGTGGCTTTATTGGGTTTAGTTATGCATGGGGGCGTTGGCCATTTCTCAAAATATGGGTTTTTGGGTTCACAAATTTTCAAGAAAATTAATATAGTGAGGTTCTTACATCTATACACTTGTTTTCCTATATAGAATGTGACAATTCTTTGTAAACCAATTTGGAGTTAATTTTGGGTCAAACTAGGCTAGTGTCTTGGGATTCATAGGCAACTATGTCCTAATTTGAGAATTGTTGTTGGAATGATTCTATTTGCTACAAACCGATATATTGTTCTTAGtatatagtattaatttcatGAGTTAATGCAACTTCCTTTTTTTTGTGCTTTGGAATTACCTTATTCACAAAAGGGGAATTTGCATTCACAAAACTGGAAGGAAtgttttcttctattttatttttgaggTAATTAAGGTGTACATGTCTTAATTCTTTACTAATACGTGTGTAAATGTGGTAACGCGTAAAGAAGGGGAAATGAGAAAAAAAGTGGAAGGAAATTAAAGAGTTGACCTAAATCCCATCTCAGATctatttcaatttaaaactatgtttcctaacttttctttaaaaaaatattataattgttaattaattaagtacaaATCATAGGCTAAAATTATCTCAAAACGGAGCTCTAATGCATACTTATTGATCTCGTGAATACTAGAGGTGCGATTCGTTGGTAACTTTGCTAACTTATCaatgcaatgtattaaaaatgtcaacacgatgatatttaaatgtcaatataaacttagttgatattttaatacacagtgttgatattgatatttaaaatgtcaatgcagtatattaaaatgtctacacaaatttgtgttgacaatacactgcattgatgagttggcaagttaataatttaaaaaaaactagcaTTATAAGGCACTctaaaaaaatatacacttAGATGTACAACTTATCAGATATTAATATACACATCACATGCATTTATTTGGTGAGAAAATAGATACACAATTTGGTTGTTGGACTTGAAAATATCTCAAgatgatttttattatttttcattgaAATAGAGTTTAATGATTTCATCATAACATAAAGTAAGTAATGAATTTTGGCCTTTAAAAGAAGAGCACTTTTGCTTTGATATAGATAGGAAGATCTTGTTTAGGGCATTAGCCCTAGATTAGTCGACCCACAGCCCACGCGATCTCCTAGGGTTTTGATCAACAAATCCAAATTAAGTGAATTAATTAACGAGTTAAAACCGattaatttaattggattaagcCCTCTTAGACTTGGAGTATTGATTGACTAATCTAAAAACCCACATGACGCATGTGGGAGACTGTGTTTTGGTCCCAACCTTAGTCTTTGTTTCATATTTCCAAGGCTCTTtactcttcattttttttattatgttaattACTCCTAGATTACCAGGAAATCCACATAGACCTACTACTTCCATATACTCCAATTAAAATCCCTCTAATAACCGATGAATATCCTAttataaatattcctaaaaCGGTGAGCATTAAGTTTTATCGAAGTTTCAACCGACCATGGATAgtttatagtactactagtatataattATGAGTTTGTGTTATAGGTTCAGTTCGCAGAATGCATATTCtagattttatgaatttaattgcATATGTGCATATTATATATGTACACCTCTATATAGGAGTATACGaattataaaattgatagaAATTGTCTAGTTAGATAATGTATAGTAGCAATAATCAGTCAAGAATAAGGTCCAATGCTTCTTTCTTATATTACTTTGAAAGTGATAAAAGGGAGAAACCTTTGTGGCCTCCCATATCGCGCTTTTCTATCTAAGCAATAGACTAAGGTGTGTGTTATGTGCTAATTACTCCTTTGTTgcattttttgtttattaagtATAAATGTTGGTGATGCCGTGATGATGTTTAGCCAAAACATGATGCCATGATGATATAgagtttatattaattttaggACCACTTTTTTTTAAGTTACTAAATTTGAATATTGGTTCTTAGATGTGAATTTTAGACGATTTTGATTGCATTATATGACGACACTGCATATTTAACTAGGAGGTTAGGAGCATTTATATAAATTGTGTTGTGTTGAAGTATGATTAGCTATTGAGTAAAAATATGTTTTATTCAATGTTATGGTGAAATATACTTTAACTTATTGTTGtgtgaagtatatttctcttaTTAAAGATGcctataaaaattattaaaagagtataattaattttttgggTGTTGTAGTGCTTAGTTGTCAAGGAAGAATGTTATTAATTGCAGTCATGACAGCATCACTGTCGTTCTTTTCGACACTAACAGTTGTTTTCAACATTGTCGGTTCTTTCAACATCTATTGTATGTATTTCTAGTTTTGTCACCTATTCTTCAATTCGTTTTCTCCCATTACACATCTCTCCGGCAACTCCCGCTACAAATGTCAATTTCTTTTGGTGACGCCCACATCCAAAAATACCCAACAATTATCAATAATGACATGGGGCCAGGGGCGGAGCCAGGAATTTGGTTCAACaggggaaaaaataaatatattaaaaaattttgaaatttgaagtgGGACATTTAAAaaggaaagtaaaaaaattttaaaattaaataacaaattagtatacataaaataaattgagATGGGGCAATACACATTAAGTAGATAGATCCTCCCCTGTTGGGCCCCATCTTCCGAATTCTGGCCGCGCTACTAACTGTAGTACTTAAAATCACTGAATAAATCTCGAGTGTCCATTTTTATATCTTGTATTTCAAATTTGGTTTTAACTTTAACTATTAATAGAAGAGTGTGGGATATGTCACCCTCATGAACCTTGATAATGTATAGCTATATTCATaaagaattatactactattaacCAACACATATAAGAAAGTGTATATATAGATGATTTTACCAAAATATATACGTGTAATTAACATGCATGACTACTATATTACGAATTTAAATCTACAATGAATCCTGTATTTCAAACCTTGCTATGCAGATTTTGCCCCATGCGAAAAGCAAATAGTAGTATGAGGCAAACATGTAATAGTGCAAGTGGAAGCCATTTGACAAAAATGGACAATCTAAATATTACTATCAATTTgctcactttttattttttatttggctCATGACATCAGGTATTCCATTTCCATGATTTACTTCACTTATTAATACTTGAGAAGAATATTCCCTGATTTTATACACAGCATATCTTATAAATAGCATTAGAAGTTATAACAACTCACAAATGTAATATTTTCTGATTGATTTATAGGCTGCACATGAACATGATTTACTAAATTATTAtgtaatccctccgtcccatgttacacTCTTCCAtctcggctcgtcacaaactacttacactatttataatttaagttataattaatgtatttaataaatacgttagattaagttaagagcttctttattaagtgatgactcattacacttaaaattctaattaaatAACACTAAAAATCAGTCCCAAATTTAcgacctaaaatgaaaagtgcgagtaacatgggacggatggagtatttatcaGTAGAAGTGTAAACTTTTCCAAATCGGCGTCTCTGCAGACATAAATACACAGAAAACTCTAATACTCCTAGTAATATATAGTAATAGGACAACTGTAGCAGACAGCGAAATGCATATATTAAATAGCACAAGAAATCTGAAAATATATTCTGCATAGTTTTATAACCTTTCCTAAGTAAACCATCATCCAAAGCATAAGATTAATGTACATATCGTACCCATTGACTTTTAtttattccaaaaaaaatacacatatttatgCAACAGGAGCAGAGAATGGCATGGGCAGCTATTGCAACCTAGTTCATGCCAATGTAGTAAAACGAAAAAAAACACAATTCGTGTGGAGtattataatttttgaaaaaaagaagcaaaattAGATGAGAAGCTTTAAATTATGATGTGAAACTTTTCACCAAAGGGTGTAAAACTGaggttaaaaaaaattcacaatcaATTTCATTGACTTGGACTCTGCCTAAAAATCTCGTCACTGTCTTTCTTGCCTTCCCTTTTTTCCAAGTTCTCCTACATTTATTTCTAATCTATTGCACATCAAATCTCCTCACTCAATCATGTTTTCCCACTCCTTTTTTGATCCAAGGAAACACAATTGTGTTGCAAAAACTAGTTTGAgtgtaaaaatataaataaccatttttaaaatatttacgTAAATGTACACTTTGCTAAATGTACCAATAGTAGTAAAGATTTTCGACCATACTTTCAAGTTTCAAAATTGtccattaaattataaatatgctctttcaaTTACGTATATTATGGTCAATCTATgaaatttattctctctttctcaaCTTTCTTCCCATTCAGAAGAAGGTTTTGCtttaaatttacaaatttatcATATTACTAGGAAAGTTTGTTGGAATTATGTTTGGTCAAATAATTTTTGACTAATagtaaatgttacaagacatttaattttgtgaaattaaatgcaataacgtcgatctacgttccgagtagatgaccgtagtatattcattttctcaaatccgattcctgGTGAGTgacaaataatatattaaagttggtcacaataaagctagaaatgagctatgtgaaaagactaagggattaataaactaggtgttaattatcccgatgacttctttgatgaagtatttaatcagatgaattatcatgtgtaataattatcgtggaataagacgagtgacagagcccacacgcgcgcgccgccgccgcccgcgaCTCGTGTCCCGTGCACCGGGTGCCTTGTGTggtctttggagctggtcgttgagcgtggttcgagcctcgcttgttctttttagaccaccccaaactccacacTACCCCCGACGGGTCCTagtccacgtcatggtcccgctggaccccgacgcatgatgggagtcaaaaggtccccgctggaccccgacgcataacgggagacaaaaggtccccgatggaccccgacggtccatggtgtatcccgtcatgtagcatgtccaggtgcatCATGTCTCTTCAGCTtccactggctagtgcaccagtcaataacccccggcggttacagtcaagccatcatggcacacataatggttgttgactccatcaatgccctgcaggtggacttggcctataaataggcatgcatccattgcattcaagGACATAACATACACAAGCATCTTGCATTCACGctatctccctctctgcataatcttccctgtcgaagctctgcccccgcctcactcccgttcgtcggagctctattgctagcggtgctgctacttcagagaccaAGCCGTTTTATTTTTGGGGACGACACACCAAACCGAAACCACTACCGGGacatatctcgtcttgcggaaagaggactcctcgactcggcttaccactttccataaGTTTTCCGTGTAATATTGTTCAgttattttccgtgtaatttcctTGTTTTATTTTCCATTATAATTTCGCCCGGCAAGATTTGTatatctcatttctacaacaaaGTTATATTCAAACATATTGACAAATGACATTTTGaagaattgatttttttataaatgccATCAACAGTCTTATTTGTTAGATATATTCAACTTGTGTACATCTCTACTTGTAAATGGCCGTACGTAAGATATAgtctttaaataattatataagtatatcgaaataaaataaacacGAATGATTAATGTCCATATGCCAGTAGAAACAGACTTGCTAGTTGTTTTGATCAAATAATGAACTATCTATTTTAAAAAGTGAAAAGAAAATGATATTAATGAAATACTAAGAGGTGGGAAGCAAGTTGTACAAGATTTTGAGAGACCATGTCTTCTCTAAGTTTTCCTAaatcgtttttttttttctggtgaAATGGTTCTTCCACCCAACAAGACCAAATATTAGTTACTTATggttaataaatattttaagtaTTGTTCAAAATATGCAACCACCCTCACTATACATTCCATGTGCTTAGATAATGAATATGGAAGGCAAGGAAGAAATATGGGGGCAATAGTGATTCAACTGCAAAGCTCTACCAAAAAAGTGTAACAAAACAGCATAAAACCAAACTTTAATCTACTATCGACCACAATTAATAAACATCAAATGAAGGATACAAATCTACAAGAGGTGAAGATTTCAGTACAAAGGAACATGTAATACTGACATATACGACGAACAGTTTAAGGCTGTGTCGATTGCTTAACATTCTGATTGGCCAAAATTGTCAGAGACAGTAAACAGAGCATTGTTTAGAATTGGATTGATCTCATATTTCTCTAGTAAGAAAAGCCAAACACATGCTACAATCTAAATGAAAGATGAACTGAACTTAAGAGACAAATAGACACTGTTGATTTGGGGGTTTTCTAGCAAGGAAAAACATGTTCCACTATCGACATGTCGCTTAGTTCTCTAGAAATTGGATCGTAACACTAGCGAAACAGAATTACAACCAACAAGTTACAGCAGGACAAGATTTACCATTAGAAAGAAATGGACTTGATATCAAAATAGCAATTGCTATATAGAGCAAACAATTAATCGACAGCTCCTATGTTTGGTTCTGTTCAACTAGTTTCCAGACTTGGTGAAACATGGAAATTTATTAGGAGCCTAGTGCAACAAGGGGCCGGGGTCCCCGAACACATACAAACTCGCAGAGGAACGAAAACTAAGTATCTCTCAATACCAATTGTTTTAGTCAATGAGAATTCTCTATTCTCTAAATTGGAGTACAACACATGCTTGTTGAGCTGATTAACCAATTATTTTGAATAGCAATACTCACAAACAAGGAATCAAGAATCAACAGCAAGCAAATTGAATGAATCAAACAAACCCCCAACATATGAATCAAGTAAAATTGGGTCGATTAAGCAAATTAACTTCATAAACAAGAAATCCCTAAATCAATCAAACCCTAATTATGGAAAACTTATCGTAACATCTCCTGGCCAACCTGACACAGTCCAACCAATGCAAAACCTGCGCATTCGGATCGGTCTCCAAAGCAACATCGGAAACCGTAATCTGGACGGTTCCTCTGTAGCCGGTGATTCTGCCGCGCACCCTGACGACGACACCGAGCTGGATCTCGGAGGCGAAGTGGAGCGCCGATCGGGCAATTGATCGAACAGATGATGGGCTCCTCCTGGAGAAGTAAGAGGAGGTGAGTTGGTTGAGCCAAAGGACACAGGGGATGCAGCCGGTGCCGTCATCGATGGTGAAGCGGAGGAATTTACCGGGCTTGAGCTCCCGAGTGACCACCACTCCGATCGACTCGGCGCGCGAGAGGCGCAGGCCCTTGCGTTGGAAGCAGGAGGGATCTGATCGGGTGGgggtaagagagagaaaatcaaAGGCTAGAAGCTTCACGTGGGTGTTGTACAGATCCATGGCTCAATCCAAACTCACTCAGCTGAAGAAGTTAACGTTTTTTGCGCGGGAATTTCAGCTTATTAAAACGTTGTTACGAATAATACTAATgctaatttaaataattcaatcTCAGTAGTAACcattaagttttaatttttcttaattattacaaaatgatatttttatacTACTCAAAAAGATGTTGTTTagttaaaataacaaaaaattcatcagaataatatttgtattttattcaaTCAACGTTATTTTGAACAATACTAAAATATATTTGCATACTATTGagacaattgaaaaaataaaatttaacttcctaatttattattctattttcaatttattgaGATTAGTGATACAATCTTTTCCACATCAAATTTAGTTGAAACTTAATCAAATGAAAAACatctataaatgaaattttttttctcatataaAACTTTTAATTCATTAACATTATAAGTACTACTATTATACAATAGTTCtattttttgctaaaattaTTATCATTTCTCGACGATAAGTTAAAACTTTTTATAGACTACCaataaattgatttaattactagGAGTATTTGATTTGTTAATGAAAGTTTACCAAGAAAAATAGGATGAAGCATCACTTTCCCCAAAACAATGCATCATTATTCCCATATTATGTGAACTTACAAATAATGATGAATGAGCCAATTCACCCAGAAAGAACAACCGCGGGTGGAAATGAATGGCATTTCACTTAAACCTTGATTAGTTCAAGACTATTGCACACGAACAATGTTAAGAAACCGGGCTGCGGCCTCATGGGCCTCGACCAGTTCTAATACGAAAGCAAAAAGCTAGGTCGCGGCCTCAGTGGCCACGACTAGTTCTAATACAAAAGCAACCACTTGCCTCATCGTCCAGTATCATCCCACCACCTTTGCTCGTCTCCACTACTTCCAACATCCTCACAACCTCGTCCATCTCAGGCCGATTCTCAGGCT
This genomic interval from Salvia splendens isolate huo1 chromosome 13, SspV2, whole genome shotgun sequence contains the following:
- the LOC121761443 gene encoding CST complex subunit STN1-like, producing the protein MDLYNTHVKLLAFDFLSLTPTRSDPSCFQRKGLRLSRAESIGVVVTRELKPGKFLRFTIDDGTGCIPCVLWLNQLTSSYFSRRSPSSVRSIARSALHFASEIQLGVVVRVRGRITGYRGTVQITVSDVALETDPNAQVLHWLDCVRLARRCYDKFSIIRV